The following coding sequences lie in one Glycine max cultivar Williams 82 chromosome 19, Glycine_max_v4.0, whole genome shotgun sequence genomic window:
- the LOC100776354 gene encoding 40S ribosomal protein S27-2, producing MVLQNDIDLLNPPAELEKRKHKLKRLVQSPNSFFMDVKCQGCFNITTVFSHSQTVVVCGNCQTVLCQPTGGRARLTEGCSFRKKGD from the exons ATG GTTCTTCAAAATGATATTGATTTGCTAAATCCCCCGGCTGAGCTTGAGAAGAGGAAACACAAGCTCAAGCGTCTTGTTCAGTCACCAAACTCTTTCTTCATG GATGTTAAGTGCCAGGGTTGCTTCAACAT AACCACTGTCTTTAGCCACTCTCAGACTGTTGTTGTATGCGGAAATTGCCAGACCGTCTTGTGCCAGCCGACAGGCGGCCGGGCAAGGCTAACCGAGGGATGCTCCTTTAGGAAGAAGGGAGACTGA